The Bacteroidales bacterium genome contains the following window.
GGAGCCTATTCCCGAGCTGAATATTTCGCCTGTTACCCGTTTAACGGAAAATGTTAAAGTTACTAATGTTTTATCCAATTCTTTTGGTTTTGGAGGCAACAACTCATCCCTGATTTTATCCGAAGTGTAATAAATGGACAAACTTCAAACTCTCTTATGAAAGCATATATAAAATCATTTTCGTTAATAAGCCCTTCACCCTCGTTTGAAGAAGTGTTGCAAGTATCAGCACAGATTGAATATAATTCCCAATACCTGACCTGTATTGAACCGAATTATAAATCTTACATCAACCCTACTTTGATACGCCGCATGAGCCGGGTTGTTAAGATGGGAGTAACAGTGGCGTTGCGATGCCTGAAAGATGCCGGTATCGAGAACCCCGATGCGATTATAGCAGGCACAGGCCTGGGTTGCATTGAAGACACTGAAAAATTCCTGAATGAAATCATCATCAACAAAGAACAATTTCTACCTCCTACATCATTCATACAATCCACACACAATACCATAGCTGGGCAGATTGCACTTCTGCTGAAATGCAACAGTTATAACTACGCTTATGTTCATCGAAACTTTTCGTTTGAAAATGCCCTTCTGGATGCCCTGATGATGTTACATGAAGAAGAAAATAAGAATATACTTCTTGGTGGTGTGGATGAAATTACGGCAGTTTCTTACGAAATAATGAAGCGTTTGGGGATTTATAAAAGCGTTGAAGGGCTGACAACAAATGTTTTTATAAACCCCACAGAAGGAAGTATAGCTGGAGAGGGGGCATCTTGTTTGTTGCTATCCGACAAGAAAGAAAATGCTATTGCTCTTATAAATGGAGTAAAAACATTTGTTAATCCTGAAACTTCAGAAGAAATAAATAAACAGATTAATGAGTTTCTAAAATCTCACGAATTAACGCCAGAAGATATTGACAATATTATTATGGGATACAACAGTGATAGCCGTTACGATGTAATTTATAATAGTGTAGAAAAGGAATTGTTTCCCAACAAAAACATTTTGTATTATAAACATCTCTGCGGTGATTATTTTACATCTTCGGCATTTGCAGTCTGCATGGCAGCTTATATACTAAAAATAAAACAAATTTCTCCTGCCATAATATTTAAAAAGGGAAATGAAGCTGTTCCCAAACACATTTTAATTTATAATCAGTTTTCCGGACAAGAGCATTCATTAATTTTATTATCAGGATGCTGAAATACAGAACATTCACTATTATTTTTATTGTCAGCATTGTCAGCATTGCAATGCTTTTCCTTTACTCTGGTATCTCTCCTTGGTGGTTTTTTGTGGCAGCTTTATTGTATTTGTTTTTTTTGGTGGTCGGTTCTTCATTTATTAAGATGTCATTTTTCATTGAAGCATTATGCCGCTTTCAAAGCCGGGACAAGATAATTCTTTCTTTTGATGACGGCCCGGATGAAACTAACACCCCAAGGATACTGGAAGTATTGAAAAAACATGATGCAAAGGCTATATTTTTTTTAATCGGAAGCAATGCCGAACAACACCCAGAACTTGTAAAAAGAATATCTGCAGCCGGGCATAATATAGGCAACCATTCATATCAGCATAATTTTTTATACGACCTCAAGACATCTCAGGCTATCGAAAAAGACATAACAAAATGTAATGAAATAATTAAGGGCATAACAGGCAAAGAATCGGAATTTTTCAGGCCACCTTATGGAGTTACAAACCCTGCAATAAAAAAAGCACTCAGCAGAATTAAGTTGATTCCTGTTGGTTGGAGTCTGCGTACTTTTGATACCGTTACAAAAAACAAAAACAAGCTTTTCAGAAAATTACAAAAAGTTAAACCGGGATATATCATACTTTTTCATGACAGAGTGAATGATATTGAAATGATTCTGGATGATTTTCTGTTATTTTGCAAAGAAAAAAAACTCATAACTGTATTACCCGAAGAAGTGCTAAAGAAGTAAAAGGATGAAAAAAATATTTTATATTCTGTTGTTGATTGTTACTGTCCCTATTGGCACCCTGCATGCTTTACCTCCAGATACAACATTTCGCGTGTTGAAAGATACATCTGTCCTGAAGCGTAAAATAAGTGAATATACTGCAAGCCTGCAAAGTCTTGAAAGCAATTTTGTGCAGCATAGGTATATATCTGTATTAACCGTTCCCGTAGAGTCTAAAGGATATTTCTGTTATAAAAATGATGCGATGATACGCTGGGAATACATTGAACCGTTCAAATACCTGATGATAATTAATAACGAAACGGTATATGTCAGCGATGAGGGTAAAAATACTGCCTTCAATATGTCGGGAAACACCGGCTTTGGCAGAATTGCAAATTTATTTGACAAAATGTTCAAAGGAAATGTAATGGATGATAAAAAGGATTTTTCGTGTGGGTATTTCGAAAATGACTTGTATTATAAAATGGTACTGAATCCAAAAAATAAAAACATTAAAAACTTTTTTATTGAAATTCACCTATATTTTGAAAAATCATTATTTTCGGTGGAAAGAATTATTATGAAAGAGCAATCGGGCGATATAACCGATATCATTTTCCATGACAGAAAGCTTAACGGAAATGTGCCTGACGATAAATTTATCATAAAATAGTTTTATGCTGAAAGATACTTTTTTTAAGATATTGGAATTTTCAAATGAAGGAAACAAGGATGTGTTCAAAGTTGAGATAAACCAACAACATAAAATTTTTGAAGGGCACTTCCCCGGAAATCCTGTTGTTCCGGGAGTTTGCCTTTTTCAAATGGTAAAAGAATGTATTGAAGTTAAAGAGGCAAAGAAACTTCAGCTTTCAAAAGCGAAAGAGATTAAATTTCTAAGCATAGTTAACCCGCAATTAAATAATGTTTTGCATATTGAAATCATTCCCGGAATGGAAGAAGATGGTTTGTTGCCATATAATATCGTTGTTTACGACGGTACAAATGTATGTTTGAAAATGAAATCTGCTTTTGCAGTGAGCAGTTATCAGTGAGCAGTTATCAGTAAACAGTTATCAGTGTACACTTATAGGTAATCAGTTATCATTTTCATAATTTTCCAGTGACTAATTTAACTTTAAATAATAGAAAAATGACGGAACTATTGCAGATGGCTGTT
Protein-coding sequences here:
- a CDS encoding polysaccharide deacetylase family protein; the protein is MLKYRTFTIIFIVSIVSIAMLFLYSGISPWWFFVAALLYLFFLVVGSSFIKMSFFIEALCRFQSRDKIILSFDDGPDETNTPRILEVLKKHDAKAIFFLIGSNAEQHPELVKRISAAGHNIGNHSYQHNFLYDLKTSQAIEKDITKCNEIIKGITGKESEFFRPPYGVTNPAIKKALSRIKLIPVGWSLRTFDTVTKNKNKLFRKLQKVKPGYIILFHDRVNDIEMILDDFLLFCKEKKLITVLPEEVLKK
- a CDS encoding beta-ketoacyl synthase chain length factor, whose product is MKAYIKSFSLISPSPSFEEVLQVSAQIEYNSQYLTCIEPNYKSYINPTLIRRMSRVVKMGVTVALRCLKDAGIENPDAIIAGTGLGCIEDTEKFLNEIIINKEQFLPPTSFIQSTHNTIAGQIALLLKCNSYNYAYVHRNFSFENALLDALMMLHEEENKNILLGGVDEITAVSYEIMKRLGIYKSVEGLTTNVFINPTEGSIAGEGASCLLLSDKKENAIALINGVKTFVNPETSEEINKQINEFLKSHELTPEDIDNIIMGYNSDSRYDVIYNSVEKELFPNKNILYYKHLCGDYFTSSAFAVCMAAYILKIKQISPAIIFKKGNEAVPKHILIYNQFSGQEHSLILLSGC
- a CDS encoding outer membrane lipoprotein carrier protein LolA: MKKIFYILLLIVTVPIGTLHALPPDTTFRVLKDTSVLKRKISEYTASLQSLESNFVQHRYISVLTVPVESKGYFCYKNDAMIRWEYIEPFKYLMIINNETVYVSDEGKNTAFNMSGNTGFGRIANLFDKMFKGNVMDDKKDFSCGYFENDLYYKMVLNPKNKNIKNFFIEIHLYFEKSLFSVERIIMKEQSGDITDIIFHDRKLNGNVPDDKFIIK